Proteins encoded by one window of Engraulis encrasicolus isolate BLACKSEA-1 chromosome 21, IST_EnEncr_1.0, whole genome shotgun sequence:
- the LOC134437211 gene encoding uncharacterized protein LOC134437211, with translation MTTLTESSQLSDSFSTSTTGHTDKKYIVFEKNIMELFQRCPRCSKSPELKTYRRGTFLSIDQICHHCEFFRQWKSQPLIKSTPVGNIQLSAAVYFSGSSFYQVQKMFQAMRLQNISYSAFRRHANRFLEPAVIHSWHQLQDTEVESLRHKKVKLGGDMRADSPGHCAKYGTYSLMNLETNSIIDLQLVQSNEVGGSHNMEKEGLTRGLQLLESKGVAVDYIVTDRHPQIQKFLRDRKITHYYDVWHLEKGLSKKVAKAAKEKDCEVVKKWQRGISNHVYWCATSSSSGPEKLAKWKSVMNHMQNKHEHDNPIFPKYLHPDRNSTDRKKWFKPGTKAIQRMEKILVNKRVLNDVEKLSSRYQTSTLEAFHSLMLRFTPKNVVFPFIGMLCRHYLAALHFNENAGGTQARTTKGTLRYSIHYPKAKKGGYSVKPVKTKATYRYVHKMMSLLFEEVIPNPKPYLEELEKIPVPNPLSSAFHHPPLAEAVESYRSRFNQGQP, from the exons ATGACCACGCTAACAGAATCGTCACAGCTTTC TGACAGCTTCTCAACATCAACAACTGGTCACACCGACAAAAAATACATAGTTTTTGAAAAGAATATCATGGAACTCTTCCAGCGCTGTCCAAGGTGCAGCAAGTCACCAGAGTTGAAAACATACAGGCGAGGAACATTTTTATCCATCGACCAGATCTGCCACCACTGTGAGTTCTTCAGACAATGGAAGAGCCAGCCACTAATTAAGAGCACACCAGTAGGCAACATCCAACTGTCAGCAGCCGTATATTTCAGTGGATCATCATTCTATCAAGTGCAAAAG ATGTTTCAAGCCATGCGCCTCCAAAACATCAGTTACTCAGCATTCCGGAGGCATGCAAACCGTTTCCTTGAGCCGGCAGTGATTCACTCATGGCACCAGCTTCAAGACACTGAAGTGGAGTCTCTGAGGCACAAAAAAGTCAAGCTTGGCGGGGACATGAGGGCAGATTCACCTG GACACTGTGCCAAGTATGGAACTTACAGTCTTATGAATCTGGAGACCAACAGCATCATTGACCTTCAACTAGTACAG AGCAATGAAGTCGGTGGGAGCCACAATATGGAGAAAGAGGGACTCACAAGAGGACTGCAGCTGTTGGAGTCGAAGGGTGTGGCTGTGGACTACATTGTCACAGACCGTCACCCCCAGATCCAGAAGTTCCTCAGAGACCGCAAGATAACACATTATTATGATGTGTGGCATTTGGAGAAAG GTCTGTCCAAGAAGGTGGCAAAAGCAGCTAAAGAGAAAGACTGTGAGGTGGTGAAGAAGTGGCAACGAGGGATCAGCAACCACGTGTACTGGTGTgcaacatcctcctcctctgggcCAGAAAAACTTGCCAAGTGGAAATCTGTGATGAACCATATGCAAAACAAACACGAGCACGACAACCCCATCTTCCCGAAATACCTCCACCCTGACCGCAATAGCACAGACCGCAAGAAGTGGTTTAAACCAG GTACCAAAGCCATACAGAGGATGGAGAAGATTCTTGTTAACAAGAGGGTTCTCAATGATGTGGAGAAACTAAGCTCCCGGTACCAAACGTCAACTCTGGAAGCATTTCACAGCCTGATGTTGCGGTTCACACCCAAGAATGTGGTCTTTCCTTTCATCGGAATGCTGTGCAG ACACTATCTGGCAGCACTTCACTTCAATGAAAATGCAGGCGGGACCCAGGCAAGAACCACAAAAGGAACCTTGAGATACAGCATCCACTACCCCAAGGCCAAAAAGGGAGGATACTCTGTGAAGCCAGTGAAGACAAAAGCAACATACC GTTACGTGCACAAGATGATGAGTCTGTTGTTCGAGGAGGTCATCCCAAACCCTAAGCCGTACTTGGAGGAGCTGGAAAAGATTCCTGTTCCGAATCCCCTGTCCTCAGCATTCCACCACCCTCCACTGGCAGAAGCTGTAGAATCCTACAGATCCCGCTTCAATCAAGGGCAGCCCTGA
- the LOC134437214 gene encoding zinc finger protein 420-like, with the protein MSPTSVPAVNMHDGRTLQCTTCGKVFKHAEYLRRHQRLHTHSGEKTNPCKTCGKYFATKYTLQVHLKIHTGEKPFPCTACGKTFPRKADLQRHLIIHTGEKPFPCTTCGKTFRQKSGLQKHMRMHTGKILYKCATCGKDFTKKCDLQKHQMIHTDEKPNTCTTCGKSFREGSSLRRHQRIHTNEKPYLCTTCGRAFRVASDLRRHQVFHTGEKPYQCATCGKDFTKKCDLQKHQRIHTNEKPYLCTTCGKSFREGSSLRRHQRIHTNEKPYLCTTCGRAFRVASDLSRHQVIHTVEKPYQCATCGKDFTKKCDLQKHQRIHTNEKPYLCTTCGKSFREGSSLRRHQRIHTNEKPYQCATCGKAFTQAGNLRIHQSTHTGEKPYQCATCGKAFTQAGYLRIHQRTHTGEKSM; encoded by the exons ATGTCCCCTACAA GTGTCCCTGCGGTCAACATGCATGATGGGAGGACACTTCAGTGCACCACATGTGGAAAGGTGTTTAAACATGCAGAATATCTAAGGAGACACCAGAGACTTCATACTCATTCTGGTGAAAAGACTAACCCTTGTAAAACATGTGGAAAATATTTTGCAACAAAATACACTCTTCAGGTACACCTGAAaattcatactggagaaaagcctttccCATGTACAGCATGTGGAAAGACTTTTCCACGAAAAGCTGATCTTCAGAGACACCTGATCATTcatactggtgaaaagccttTTCCTTGTACAACGTGTGGAAAGACTTTCAGGCAAAAAAGTGGTCTTCAGAAACACATGAGAATGCATACTGGAAAAATCCTTTACAAGTGTGCAACATGTGGAAAGGATTTCACTAAGAAATGTGATCTCCAAAAACACCAGATGATTCATACAGATGAAAAGCCAAATACATGTACCACATGTGGTAAGTCCTTCAGAGAAGGAAGCAGTTTAAGGAGACACCAGAGGATTCACACCAATGAAAAGCCTTACCTTTGTACCACATGTGGAAGAGCTTTTAGAGTGGCAAGCGATTTAAGGAGACACCAGGTGTTtcacactggtgaaaagccttaccaatgtgccacatgtggtaaggatttcacaaaaaaatgtgaTCTCCAAAAACACCAGAGGATTCACACCAATGAAAAGCCTTACCTATGTACCACATGTGGTAAGTCCTTCAGAGAAGGAAGCAGTTTAAGGAGACACCAGAGGATTCACACCAATGAAAAGCCTTACCTTTGTACCACATGCGGAAGAGCTTTTAGAGTGGCAAGCGATTTAAGTAGACACCAGGTGATTCACACTGTTGAAAAGCCTTACCAATGTGCCACATGTGGTAAggatttcacaaaaaaatgtgaTCTCCAAAAACACCAGAGGATTCACACCAATGAAAAGCCTTACCTATGTACCACATGTGGTAAGTCCTTCAGAGAAGGAAGCAGTTTAAGGAGACACCAGAGGATTCACACCAATGAAAAGCCTTACCAATGTGCCACATGTGGTAAGGCCTTTACACAGGCAGGTAATTTAAGAATTCACCAGAGTACCcacactggtgaaaagccttaccAATGTGCCACATGTGGTAAGGCCTTTACTCAGGCAGGTTATTTAAGAATTCACCAGAGgacccacactggagaaaagtCAATGTAG
- the LOC134437229 gene encoding P2X purinoceptor 7-like yields MSSEIQPYIYDPESEDDGEVEEEPIPHRLTMNVSEWCSCDNCERMPLEEENVCCREIPQVMTRLTDTITPVACMSQHPGLEPVCLNIYALQKALNDFRTDHGSLRVRGYQRRCRHLAYRCFVSWCWGWLGRKVRVVIPACVVRRIRQEFPDTEGQYV; encoded by the exons ATGTCTTCAGAGATACAGCCGTATATATATGATCCTGAGTCAGAGgacgatggagaggtggaggaggaaccgATTCCTCATCGTTTGACTATGAACGTTTCGGAATG GTGTTCATGCGACAATTGTGAAAGAATGCCGCTGGAGGAGGAGAACGTTTGCTGCCGTGAGATTCCCCAG GTAATGACAAGACTGACCGATACCATCACCCCTGTTGCCTGCATGAGCCAACACCCTGGACTAGAACCTGTGTGCCTAAATATATATGCACTGCAGAAAGCCCTCAATGACTTCCGGACAGACCACGGAAGCCTGCGAGTGAGAGGCTACCAAAG ACGATGCCGGCATCTGGCCTACAGATGCTTCGTCAGTTGGTGCTGGGGCTGGCTGGGGAGAAAAGTCCGCGTTGTCATCCCGGCATGTGTCGTTCGGCGCATCAGACAGGAGTTTCCGGACACGGAGGGCCAGTATGTA